The genomic region ACCGTCGCCTTCTCCGCCTATGGCGTGTCGCAGGCGACTGCCGGCGCGATTTCGATCAGCGGCGTCGCCGGCGTCCAGCTGTCGCCGGAAATGCAGGTCGAGCAGATGCGCGCCGAAGTGGCGCGGATGCAGGCCGATGTCGCCGCCGCCAAGGAAGCGGCGCGGGCGCATGCCGCACGGGTCGAGCAGCGCCAGGCGCTGATTTCCGCCGTGCTTTCGGGCAAGGGCGATCCCGAGGTTCTGAACCGGCCGCTGCCTCAGGCGCCGGTGACCGGCGCCGTCACCAGCGAAGTGATCGAGCCGCTGCGCCGCATCGAGCAGCGCCAGCTGGTCTTCGCCGCGCGCGCCCAGGCGGCCGGCGAAGCGCGCTATCAGGAAACGGCGCGCCACCTGCGTCGCCTTGGCCTGCGCCCCGAGCGCTATGTGAGCGGCGCGATGGGCGGCCCCTATGAGCCCGCCGCCGGCGGCGGAAGCGATGGCGAGGCGTCGGGCGGCGAAGCCGAGGCGCAGTTCCGTTCGCTGTTCCGCACCTGGAAGAAGCTCGACGTGCTCGAGCAGTCGGTGATCTCGGTGCCGTCGATGCAGCCGGTCGAGGATCTGGTGTTCACCTCGCGCTACGGCGTCCGCTCGGATCCGTTCCGCGGCACTGCCGCGATGCACTCGGGCGTCGATATTCCCGGCCCGGTCGGCACGCCGATCTACGCCACCGCCGATGGAGTGATCTCGCGCGCCGGACGCGCAGGCGGATACGGCAATCTCATCGAGATCAATCACGGGCGCGGCATCCAGACCCGCTACGGCCATCTTTCGCAGATCCTGGTGCAGGACAATGCGCGCGTGCGCCGTGGCCAGATCATCGGGCTGATGGGCTCCACCGGCCGTTCGACCGGCAGCCATCTTCATTATGAGGTGCGCGTCGACGGCAATGCGGTGAATCCGATCCCGTTCATGCAGTCGGGCGAGTATTTCGCGGCGATCCAGGATCGCACCCAGAACGCAGTCGGCGGCCCCGCCGACTAAATCCGGCGAAACGTGCCAGGAGAGGAGAGGGGCCGCCCAGGCAGGCGGTCCCCTCAACCGTCGCCGGCGCGGTTGCCGAGAGCGATCGTTCCTCCTATCTCCGCCTTATGGCGACGCAGACCCATTCCGACATCGCGTTGACGGACGCTGCCGCGGCCCGCGTCGCGGCGATCGCCCAGAAGCAGGGCAAGCCCGCCATCCTCCGGCTATCGGTGGAAGGCGGCGGTTGTTCGGGCTTTCAGTACAGGTTCGGCTTCGCCGACGCGGTGGAGCCCGACGATATCGTCGCCGAGACCGATGGTGTGCGGCTCGTGGTCGACTCGGTCAGCCTCGACCTCGTGCGCGGGTCGCACGTTGATTATGTCGAGTCGCTGGGCGGTGCGGCGTTTCGCGTCGAGAACCCCAACGCCGCCGCAGGCTGCGGCTGTGGCTCCAGCTTCTCCGTCTGACGCGCACCAAGTTGCGGATCGTCACCTACAACGTCAACGGCATCAAGGCGCGGCTGCCGCGCCTGCTCGAATATCTTGCCGAGCAGAAGCCCGATATCGTGTGCCTGCAGGAATTGAAGGCGTCCGACGAGACCTTCCCCGAGGCCGATATCCGGGAAGCGGGCTATGGCGCCGTGTGGCACGGCCAAAAGAGCTGGAATGGGGTGGCGGTGCTCGCGCGCGACGCCGATCCGGTCGAGCGGCAGCGCGGGCTGGCGGGCGAGGATGAGGACGAGCACAGCCGCTATCTCGAGGCGGAGGTGAACGGGCTGGTCGTCGCGTCGATCTATCTCCCCAACGGCAATCCGAATCCGGGACCGAAATTCGACTATAAGCTGCGCTGGATCGAACGGCTTTCAGCGCGCGCGCGCGACCTGCTTGCCGAGGAGCGGCCGGTGGTGCTGGCCGGCGACTATAATGTGATCCCGAACGACGACGACGTCTATTCGGTGCGCGCGATGGCGAGCGACGCGCTGATGCAGCCCGAGAGCCGCCAGGGATACCGCCGGCTGCTCGCCCAGGGCTGGACCGATGCGCTGCGCACGCGCTTTCCGGGCGGCGGCGTCTGGACCTTCTGGGATTATCAGGCGGGTGCCTGGCAGCGCGACGCCGGGTTTCGCATCGATCATCTGCTGATGAGCCCGCAGGCCGCGGACCGTTTCGTCGATGCGGGCGTCGACAAGGAGTATCGCGGCCGCGAAAAGGCAAGCGACCACGCCCCCACCTGGGTCACGCTGCGCTAGGCGCCAATATCTGGCGCGTTTTACCGTGCTAGATTAGCAATACACATCGTGCGGTGCGCTGAACCATTGAGATTGCGTGCTTCCAGTGTATGGCACGCATAATGCACCTCTGTCGTCGCAGGCGAGACAAGCGCTCGCCTGCGTCAAGGAAAGCAGAGGAGGATCGCATGAACATTGTCGTACGTAGCGTCGGAGCCGCCGCAGCATTCGCTCTCGCGCTGGGAACCAGTCTGCCGGCCGCCGCCGGTCCGCACGATCCGACGGGCAGCGAACGCGGTACCGCCGCCGCGCCGCGCGCGGCCGCGACGCCCGCCGCCGCCCGATCGCTCGAGCCGCAATTCTGCGTCGTCAATCGCAAGGTGAATGGCGTGACGCGCGAATGCCACAGCCAGCGTGACTGGCGCTTCCTGAAGGGCTGGGATCCCGTGCGTCACTGCAACGCCGAGCCCGCCGGCACCTGCACGCGCTCGGACGGTTCGGACTGGCGCGACTGACAAGCCATGCCGGGGCCGCTCCGGTGCGGCCCCGGCAGCTTCCCCGCGTTACATATGATTGAGTGTGCCTGCGGCGATCGGTTTGGCGTAGATCAGATACTCGCGGTTGACCCGGCTGCGGATCGCGTCGGCAATCGCGACCATCCCCTGATTGTCGTCAAGGATCCAGCCGATCTCGCCACGCGTCGCACCATATTCGGAGACGGCGGCGCGACGGATATATTCGATCATCATGAAGGCCAGCTGGCTCGCCATGCGCGAGCTTTGCAGGTGCTTGACCACTCCCATCAGCGGCACGCGCATACTGCGCACCTTCGGCCGCCGCAGCCACAGCAGCAGCTTCGCCCAGCCGAATGGGAGCAGGTTTCCGTTCAGCGGCGCGATCGCCTCGTTGAGATCGGGCAGGGTAATCATGAACGCCACCGGCTCGCCGTCGAGTTCGGCGATCATGATCAGATCCTCGAACACCAGCGGCTTCAGCTTCTTGCCGACGTCGGCGACCTCGGCATCGGTGAGCGGCACGAAGCCCCAGTTGTCCGACCAGGCATCGTTGAGGATGCCGAGGATGATCGCCGCTTCCTCGGCGAAGCGCGACTTGTCGACCCTGCGGACGTTGATCCGCGAATTCTTTTCGCCGGAGGCGATGATCCGCTGAATGATCGGCGGAAACTGCTGCCTGACGTCTAGTTCGTAGGTGAGCAGCTTCTTGGCCGGGGCATAGCCCATGGCTTCGATCCAGCCGGCATATTCGGGCCGGTGATGCCCCATCATCACGACCGGGGCATGATCGTGGCCGCGCACGAGCAGCCCCGGCTCTTCCCACACGGAAAGGCTGACCGGCCCGAGCACGCGTGTCATGCCGCGCGCGGCGAGCCAGGCTTCGGCTTCGTTGAGCACCGCGAAGGCCGCGTCCCAGTCTTCGGCCTCGAACAAGCCGAAGAATCCGGTGCCCGGCCCGAATCCCTGCTCCGGCGGCTGTTCGAGCGCGAGACGATCGATGTGCGCGGAGATGCGCGCGACCGGGCGCCCGTCGCGCTCGGCAAGGAAAAGCTGGGCCTCGGCATGGCTGAACCAGCCGTTCTTCTTGGAATCGATCGTGCCGGCGACTTCGCTTCTGAGTGGCGGCACCCAGTTGGGATCGTCCTGATTGAGGCGATAGGCGAGGTCGATGAACGCCTTGATGTCGCGCTTTCCTGAGATGGGGCGCACGCGCGTCTGAGTGGTCAAGCTGGCCTCGCGTTGATGGAGCGCAATGCAGTTCCGTTTCGCCACTGCATTGTCAAGCGAACGGCTTTTCCGATCACTGTGAACGGCGCAAGCCCCTGCAAATGCCACCATCGTGCCACTATCTGGTGGGAAAAGAGGTGATGATGAAATCGGTAGCACTCGATCTGCGCGAGACGGCGGATCTACCCGAAGCCGTCACGCCGACGGCAAAGCAGCCGCGAATCACGCTTTCGGGTGTGCCGGACGACCGCGCCATGCTGCGCGCGGCCGCCGAGATGACGCGCGACCTGCAGAAGCCGAAGCCCTGGATCTACTGGACCGACTGTTTCATCTCGGCCGCGGTCGGCTATGCGGCGCTGATCGGCGCGATCCTGGCACCCTCGCTCGGCTGGGGGCTGCTCGCCGGGCTCGTCTCGGTGCTGGCGCTCTATCGCGCGACGCTGTTCATCCACGAGATCACGCATCTCAAGCATTCGTTGCTGCCGGGCTTTCGCGTCGCGTGGAACGTGCTGGTCGGCTTTCCGATGATGCTCCCGTCGTTCATGTACGAGGGAATCCATGCAATCCACCATTCGCGCACGCGCTATGGCACGGCGGAAGACCCCGAATATCTGCCGCTGGCGCATATGAAGCCGCATACGCTGCCGGTGTTTCTGCTGGTTTCGGTGCTGATGCCGGTCGGGTTGCTGCTGCGCTTCGGCATTCTCGCCCCGCTCTCGATGCTGTCGCCCAAGCTGCGCCGCGTGCTCGTCGCCAAATATTCGGGGCTGCAGATCAACCCCAGCTATGAGCGCCGCGCCCCCGAAGGCGAATTCCGGCGGCAATGGGCCTGGCAGGAGGCGGGGACAAGTGTGTGGGCGATCGGCGTGATCCTCGCCGTCGCGACCGGGCTGATGCCGCTCCACGCCTTCGCCATCTATATGGGCGTGATCAGCGCCGTGGCGGTGATCAACCAGGTGCGCACGCTGGTCGCGCATCTCTGGGAGAACGAGGGCGAGCCGCTGACGGTCACCGCGCAGTTCCTCGACAGCGTGAACGTGCCGCCGCCGTCGGTGCTGCCCTATCTCTGGGCGCCGGTGGGGCTGCGCTATCACGCGCTGCACCATCTGCTGCCGAGCCTGCCCTATCATGCGCTCGGCGAAGCGCACCGCCGGCTCACCGCCGCGCTGGAAGGCGAGTCGGCCTACCATCGGGCGAACTATCCGCATCTGCCGGGGCTGGTCGGCCGCCTCGCGGCGAGCACGATGGGCGGCGCGCGGCGGGGGTGAGCCGGGCGGCGGCGCCCGGCGGATCGAGCCGTGTAGCGCCTGTCGCTTGAAGCCGATCGTCTGGATCGGTGCCGAACCACCTTCCCGAGACTGGGGAACTGCGCCACAGGCTGAGGGTCGGGCTTCAGAGCGCGGGCCTGTCGGTTGAGGCGACTGCCCCTCCACTGCCTTCCGCGGTCTCCCCCTCCCCTCGGGAGAGAGTCGGGCTTGGCGCTATTCCTCGGAGCGGAGCAGCACCGCTTCGCCGATCATCAGGAACAGGAAGAAGGGCGCCCAGGCGGCGAGGAGCGGGGGATAGGCGCCAAGATTGCCCATCGCCA from Sphingosinithalassobacter sp. CS137 harbors:
- a CDS encoding M23 family metallopeptidase → MTNASTTKNANLAARFRNFFTTRDFIFHDGRDLRRFSVAGRTQALLAGIATITVAFSAYGVSQATAGAISISGVAGVQLSPEMQVEQMRAEVARMQADVAAAKEAARAHAARVEQRQALISAVLSGKGDPEVLNRPLPQAPVTGAVTSEVIEPLRRIEQRQLVFAARAQAAGEARYQETARHLRRLGLRPERYVSGAMGGPYEPAAGGGSDGEASGGEAEAQFRSLFRTWKKLDVLEQSVISVPSMQPVEDLVFTSRYGVRSDPFRGTAAMHSGVDIPGPVGTPIYATADGVISRAGRAGGYGNLIEINHGRGIQTRYGHLSQILVQDNARVRRGQIIGLMGSTGRSTGSHLHYEVRVDGNAVNPIPFMQSGEYFAAIQDRTQNAVGGPAD
- the erpA gene encoding iron-sulfur cluster insertion protein ErpA yields the protein MATQTHSDIALTDAAAARVAAIAQKQGKPAILRLSVEGGGCSGFQYRFGFADAVEPDDIVAETDGVRLVVDSVSLDLVRGSHVDYVESLGGAAFRVENPNAAAGCGCGSSFSV
- the xth gene encoding exodeoxyribonuclease III yields the protein MRIVTYNVNGIKARLPRLLEYLAEQKPDIVCLQELKASDETFPEADIREAGYGAVWHGQKSWNGVAVLARDADPVERQRGLAGEDEDEHSRYLEAEVNGLVVASIYLPNGNPNPGPKFDYKLRWIERLSARARDLLAEERPVVLAGDYNVIPNDDDVYSVRAMASDALMQPESRQGYRRLLAQGWTDALRTRFPGGGVWTFWDYQAGAWQRDAGFRIDHLLMSPQAADRFVDAGVDKEYRGREKASDHAPTWVTLR
- a CDS encoding N-acetyltransferase, which encodes MTTQTRVRPISGKRDIKAFIDLAYRLNQDDPNWVPPLRSEVAGTIDSKKNGWFSHAEAQLFLAERDGRPVARISAHIDRLALEQPPEQGFGPGTGFFGLFEAEDWDAAFAVLNEAEAWLAARGMTRVLGPVSLSVWEEPGLLVRGHDHAPVVMMGHHRPEYAGWIEAMGYAPAKKLLTYELDVRQQFPPIIQRIIASGEKNSRINVRRVDKSRFAEEAAIILGILNDAWSDNWGFVPLTDAEVADVGKKLKPLVFEDLIMIAELDGEPVAFMITLPDLNEAIAPLNGNLLPFGWAKLLLWLRRPKVRSMRVPLMGVVKHLQSSRMASQLAFMMIEYIRRAAVSEYGATRGEIGWILDDNQGMVAIADAIRSRVNREYLIYAKPIAAGTLNHM
- a CDS encoding fatty acid desaturase family protein; amino-acid sequence: MMKSVALDLRETADLPEAVTPTAKQPRITLSGVPDDRAMLRAAAEMTRDLQKPKPWIYWTDCFISAAVGYAALIGAILAPSLGWGLLAGLVSVLALYRATLFIHEITHLKHSLLPGFRVAWNVLVGFPMMLPSFMYEGIHAIHHSRTRYGTAEDPEYLPLAHMKPHTLPVFLLVSVLMPVGLLLRFGILAPLSMLSPKLRRVLVAKYSGLQINPSYERRAPEGEFRRQWAWQEAGTSVWAIGVILAVATGLMPLHAFAIYMGVISAVAVINQVRTLVAHLWENEGEPLTVTAQFLDSVNVPPPSVLPYLWAPVGLRYHALHHLLPSLPYHALGEAHRRLTAALEGESAYHRANYPHLPGLVGRLAASTMGGARRG